TCGTTATCCCAGCGGAAGTTGGTGTACGACATGGTGATGCTGACATCCAGACCCTGTACGTAGTGCCAACACCCCACGGGCAGGAACAGGATCTCCCCAGCCTCCAGCACCACATCCAGTACCTGCGCCTCGGCCATGGCCGGGAAACGCTGCAGGTCAATGTTCGCCGCATCCACCGGCGTATAGCAGTGCAGGTGGTTGTACACCTGGGCCTGCTCCACAGCTGGCACCAGGCGAACAAGCTTGCGCCCCCGGATCTGGGCCATGAAGTTGTTGGTCAGGTCGTGATGCATGGGCGTGCGCGTCCCGGCCGGGCCAAACCAGAAGAAGCCCTCGCCGGGCACACCGTTGAGATACTCGGGCAGATGGCCGGTGTCGTTCCACAACTCGGACAGCGCCTGCTTGTTGTGGCCGGTGTTGTTGGCGGTCATGTAGAAATCATTGGTCTCGCCGCTGCGTTCAATCAGATCCACCAGCTCGCCAAAGCGCATGCGGCGCTTGAGGTGCGGCTGGTTGATTTCGTAATTGGCATCCTGGTTTCGGCCAAACTGCACTTCCACCTCGCGCTCGCCGAACTGGGTGCGGAAGTAGTCATTCGTCCAGTGTTCACGTGCCGGCCAATCATCGAGCATGCCGGTGATCACCACCGGGCGGTTGAGCAGGTAAAACTCGTGATACAGCTCGTCGGCGCTGAGTT
The nucleotide sequence above comes from Chitinimonas sp. BJYL2. Encoded proteins:
- a CDS encoding cupin-like domain-containing protein, encoding MTTATRVPVDNEWRRWIAENLILDGEPASLLHAMVGAGIAPDDARREIETAMASPYLAGAGRLRERLKKRSWVLDIQRKLNHMDTRMQAVPRRHKLSADELYHEFYLLNRPVVITGMLDDWPAREHWTNDYFRTQFGEREVEVQFGRNQDANYEINQPHLKRRMRFGELVDLIERSGETNDFYMTANNTGHNKQALSELWNDTGHLPEYLNGVPGEGFFWFGPAGTRTPMHHDLTNNFMAQIRGRKLVRLVPAVEQAQVYNHLHCYTPVDAANIDLQRFPAMAEAQVLDVVLEAGEILFLPVGCWHYVQGLDVSITMSYTNFRWDNDFSSFYSTYHGV